The Streptococcus equi subsp. equi nucleotide sequence ATGATCCTCTAACCCCTGAATGTCTGTTAAAACAGTATAATTGGTCCCATCAGAGATAAGTCCCATAGCAATACCCGCAACCGGTGCCTTGATCGGCACACCACCAGCCATCAAAGCAAGCGTCCCTGCACAGATAGAGGCCTGCGAGGAAGAACCGTTTGATTCCAATACCTCAGCCACTAGACGAATAGCATATGGAAATGCCTCAAGGCTTGGAAGGACTTGTGCAAGAGCGCGCTCGCCTAAAGCACCATGCCCAATTTCACGACGCCCTGCTGCACCGTAGCGGCCTGTCTCACCAACAGAATATTGAGGGAAATTATAGTGGTGCAAGAAGCGTTTTTTGTACTCAGGCTCAAGCCCATCAATAATTTGAGTATCTCCCATTGGGGCTAGAGTCAAGACAGACAAAGCTTGAGTTTGACCGCGCGTAAAGAGGCCTGAGCCATGCACCCTTGGTAAGAAATCAATCTCAGCAGCAAGCGGACGAATCTCATCAACACGACGACCATCAGGACGAACCTTATCCTCAGTGATGAGGCGACGAACCTCAGCATGCTCCATTTGCTCCAAAATTTCAGCCACATCACGCATGATACGGTCATGCTCTTCGTCTGCTGCATAACGCTCCTCGTATGCAGCTATGACACGCTCCTTGACAGCCTCGGTTGCGGCTTCACGTGCTTTTTTCTCCTCAACCTGAATAGCCTGCTGCAAATCAGCATTGTAAGTCTCTATGATCTCAGCCTGCAAATCAGCAGCAACCTGTAATAGCTCTACCTCAGCCTTTTCCTTGCCCACCGCTGCAACAATCTCTTCTTGAAAAGCAATCAACTCCTGTATAGCCTTATGGCCAACCAAAAGTGCTTCTAGCATAATAGCCTCTGGCAATTCCTTAGCACCAGATTCAACCATATTGATCGCATCTTTTGTTCCTGCTACGGTTAACTCTAATAATGAAGCCTCCTGCTGGGCCTTATCAGGATTGATGATAAATTCACCCTCAACATAGGCCACCTGAACACCAGCAATCGGCCCATTAAAAGGAATATCTGAAATCGATAGGGCTAATGAGCTACCAAGCATAGCAGCCATAGGGGCACTAGCATCTTCGTCATAAGACAGGACAGTATTAATCACCTGGACCTCATTACGAAAGCCCTCAGCAAACATAGGACGGATAGGGCGGTCAATCAAGCGAGCGGTTAAGGTCGCATCTGTTGACGGACGTCCCTCACGCTTCATCCAGCCACCGGGAAATTTACCTGCGGCATACATTTTTTCTTCAT carries:
- the pnp gene encoding polyribonucleotide nucleotidyltransferase, with translation MSKQTFTTTFAGKPLVVEVGQVAKRANGATVVRYGESTVLTAAVMSKKMSTGDFFPLQVNYEEKMYAAGKFPGGWMKREGRPSTDATLTARLIDRPIRPMFAEGFRNEVQVINTVLSYDEDASAPMAAMLGSSLALSISDIPFNGPIAGVQVAYVEGEFIINPDKAQQEASLLELTVAGTKDAINMVESGAKELPEAIMLEALLVGHKAIQELIAFQEEIVAAVGKEKAEVELLQVAADLQAEIIETYNADLQQAIQVEEKKAREAATEAVKERVIAAYEERYAADEEHDRIMRDVAEILEQMEHAEVRRLITEDKVRPDGRRVDEIRPLAAEIDFLPRVHGSGLFTRGQTQALSVLTLAPMGDTQIIDGLEPEYKKRFLHHYNFPQYSVGETGRYGAAGRREIGHGALGERALAQVLPSLEAFPYAIRLVAEVLESNGSSSQASICAGTLALMAGGVPIKAPVAGIAMGLISDGTNYTVLTDIQGLEDHFGDMDFKVAGTRQGITALQMDIKIEGITPQILEEALAQAKKARFEILDLIEATIAEPRPELAPTAPKIDTIKIDVDKIKVVIGKGGETIDKIIAETGVKIDIDEEGNVSIYSSDQDAINRAKEIIASLVREAKVGEVYHAKVVRIEKFGAFVNLFDKTDALVHISEIAWSRTTNVSDVLEIGEEVDVKVIKVDDKGRIDASMKALVPRPPKPEKSEAKKEGKHD